CGCTGACGGCATACAGCGGGTAGGTCAGGACGCGCAGAGGCGCGCCGTCAATCAGCATATTCGAGTAGCGCTTGGCCGGGGTCGTCAGCGCCTGGGCATCGAACGGACCGTCCATCATGGTCAGGTTCTGGGCGACCAGCGAACCCTGGGTGTCCCAAACCTGGACGAACACGTTCGAGGCCAGGTTCAGCGCCATCGGCGGCAGGACGATGCCCTCGATGTCGCGCTGAAAAGCCATGCGCACAACCTCGGCTGCCTGATCCAGCTGATCATCGACCTGCGATACAACCGTGTAGGAGAGCAGCAGGTAAACCGCGCTGCCGTAGAGCAGCAGCATGCCGGCCAGGACGGCCGTGTACCACATTGTGAGGCGAGCGCGTAGGGTCAAGCCTCTTCCCGCAGAACGTAGCCCACGCCGCGCACAGTGTGGATCAGGCGGGGGCCTCCACTGGCCTCGGTCTTCTGCCGGAGGTAGCGGACATACACCTCGATGATGTTGGATTCCCCGCCGAAGTCGTAGCCCCACACCCGGTCGTAGATCTGCCCCCGGGTCAGCACCTGGCGTGGATGACGCAGGAAGAGTTCGAGCAGCTCGTATTCCTTGGCCGTCAGGTCGATCGGATTCTCGGCGCGAAACGCCTGGTGGGTGCCGGTGTCCAGGCGCAGATCGGTGAAGGCCAGCACCTCTGGCCCTTCCGGCTTCGCCCGCCGTAGCAGGGCACGGATACGCGCCAGCACCTCGTCCAGGGCAAAGGGTTTGACCAGGTAGTCATCCGCCCCGGCATCTAGCCCCCGCACCCGATCCGAGATCGAATCCTTGGCGGTGAGCATCAGGATTGGGAGGCTGCCGGCGGAGCGCAAGCGGCGGCAGACCTCCAGCCCGTCCATGCCGGGAAGCATCCAATCCAGGATCACCAGGTCCGGCGGATCCTCCCGGGCGAGGTCGAGCCCGGCCGAGCCATCGGCCGCGGTCTCCACCTGGTAGCCCTCGTAGGCCAAACCCCGCCGCAGGAAGTGGAGGATCTTCTCCTCGTCCTCGATGACCAGTATCTTCTCGCGCATGGGTCCAACCCTCCCGGCGAATATACCATAACGACGGATCAGAGCTCCGGAGTGCGGCCTGGGAACAGCTCGCGCTATGCGGAGAACGGGCCCAACCCGTCCTCGACACAGCGCGAGGTGATGCTCCATGTAGGTGCCCCCGTCGCTTGGGTCCGGCTCCCGCAGCCGAGCGTAGCGGGGGCCCGCGCTCGGCGACGGCGGTTCCTGCTTACAGCAACTCGACCTTGGCCCCGGCAGCCTCGAGCTTGGTCTTGGCATCCATGGCCGCATCCTTGCCCGCCCCTTCCAGCACCTTGGGGCTGGCGGACTCCGCCATTTCCTTGGCATCGCTCAGGCCAAGAGTAGTGATCTGGCGAATGGCCTTGATGACTTCGATCTTCTTGGGACCAACATCCTTGATCACAACGTCGAATTCCGTCTTCTCTTCGGCGGCTTCAGCTGCCGCGCCCCCGGCACCCGCGCCCGGCATCATGGCGATCGCCACCGGGGCCGCCGCCGACACGCCCCACTTCTCTTCCAGCATTTTCGTCAGTTCCGCCGCCTCGAGGACCGTCAGCTTGCTCAATTCCTCGACCAGCTTCTCAAGATCAGGCATTTCAATACGCTCCTTGGTGTGATTCTCGTAGGGCTAAGTTGTTCAAGTTGCAGGCCTGCCAACGGTCACGCCGCGGCCGGCGCTTTCTCCGAATAGGCCTTGACCACCGAGGCCAGCTGCCGAACCGAGCCGGCCATCACGCCAGCGATGCGCGAGGCTGGCGCCATGATCACACCCAGCAACTGGGCGCGCAGGACCGGCATCGGCGGCAGGTCCGCCAGACGCTCGATCTCGGCCGCGCCGTAGGTCACGCCGCTTACCATCCCTCCCTTGACCTTGAGCGCCTCCGAGGTCCGGGCGGCATCGACGATGGCCTTGGCCACGGCCGGGACATCGTCCCCGGCAAAGCCTACGGCGGTCGTGCCCTGCAAGCCGCCGGCTGGGACGGAAATACCGGCCTCCTTCATT
This DNA window, taken from Anaerolineales bacterium, encodes the following:
- a CDS encoding response regulator transcription factor, which gives rise to MREKILVIEDEEKILHFLRRGLAYEGYQVETAADGSAGLDLAREDPPDLVILDWMLPGMDGLEVCRRLRSAGSLPILMLTAKDSISDRVRGLDAGADDYLVKPFALDEVLARIRALLRRAKPEGPEVLAFTDLRLDTGTHQAFRAENPIDLTAKEYELLELFLRHPRQVLTRGQIYDRVWGYDFGGESNIIEVYVRYLRQKTEASGGPRLIHTVRGVGYVLREEA
- the rplL gene encoding 50S ribosomal protein L7/L12, giving the protein MPDLEKLVEELSKLTVLEAAELTKMLEEKWGVSAAAPVAIAMMPGAGAGGAAAEAAEEKTEFDVVIKDVGPKKIEVIKAIRQITTLGLSDAKEMAESASPKVLEGAGKDAAMDAKTKLEAAGAKVELL
- the rplJ gene encoding 50S ribosomal protein L10; this translates as MAISKARKLALAARYAELLKGSQGIVLTAFSGARVSELEALRRKVRENGGEFHVVKNRLLQLAMKEAGISVPAGGLQGTTAVGFAGDDVPAVAKAIVDAARTSEALKVKGGMVSGVTYGAAEIERLADLPPMPVLRAQLLGVIMAPASRIAGVMAGSVRQLASVVKAYSEKAPAAA